In Nocardioides sp. JS614, the sequence GCGGATCGAGTGCACCAGCTCGGCCATCGCCTCCTCGTCGAAGACCTGGCGCGGCTGCACCCGGTTCGGCCGGATGTGGCCGACCGGGACCTCCGCGAAGTGCGCACCCAGCACCGGTGCCAGCTCCACCCCGGATCCGGGCGCCCGGCCGGCCGGCGCCGATCCGTCGTCGCGGTCGGCCTGGGGGGCGGTCGGGATCAGCGAGCCGAGCCCCCGGCCCAGGCCACGTCGCTGCGCGGGACGGTGCGTGCTCATCAGGCGACTCCCTTGATCGCGATCTCGCGCGCGGCCTCGAGGTAGGACAGCGCACCCGGCGAGCCCGGGTCGTAGGTCATCACGGTCTGGCCGTACGACGGCGCCTCGGAGACCCGGACCGAGCGCGGGATCGTGGTCTTGAGGACCTGGTCGCCGAAGTGATCACGCACCTCGTCGGCGACGCCGGCCGCGAGTCGGGTCCGGGCGTCGTACATCGTGACCAGGATCGTCGAGACATCCAGCGCCGGGTTCAGGTGGGCCTTGACCATCTCCACGGTCTCCAGCAGCTGGCCCAGGCCCTCGAGCGCGTAGTACTCGGCCTGGATCGGGATCATCATCTCGTTGCCCGCGACCAGCGCGTTGAGCGTGAGCAGGCCCAGCGAGGGCGGGCAGTCGATGAAGACGTAGTCCAGGCGGTCCTCGCCGAGCTCGGCAGCGGTCCCGACCTGGGGGTGGCCGACGATGGCCTTGCGCAGCCGGCTCTCGCG encodes:
- a CDS encoding ParA family protein; this encodes MRTAADIAVAAPDFDHDHATPLARAAEHVVLARQGARLRPAMARPEATRVFVVANQKGGVGKTTSTVNVAAALAQLGQRVLVIDLDPQGNASTALGVEHRRGVASTYDALVDGVPLAEVATESPEVENLTVVPATIDLAGAEIELVSVVARESRLRKAIVGHPQVGTAAELGEDRLDYVFIDCPPSLGLLTLNALVAGNEMMIPIQAEYYALEGLGQLLETVEMVKAHLNPALDVSTILVTMYDARTRLAAGVADEVRDHFGDQVLKTTIPRSVRVSEAPSYGQTVMTYDPGSPGALSYLEAAREIAIKGVA